Genomic segment of Xenopus laevis strain J_2021 chromosome 4S, Xenopus_laevis_v10.1, whole genome shotgun sequence:
gctgaacataacggtttttatcaaatttctgaaaattgtcacaaagcttgaattttaccccattatatgccccacatttcgtaacttatcagcataaaacatcctaaatatgaacgccaggggtctactaaacactttgatgcccaatatgcatagatataccaaactatgtggcgcacagagacccccaaatgacaatagtgtatatacattttcacggctgacgcgcgctggctgctgcaatataagcacccggtgtgtgtaatatgcgacattagacccccctaacagtacagagaccccagaaaaccatatattttcagaaagtacacattctgacgaatccaatatgggtaaatatgtgttcctactgcaaactgccaaactgcaaagcaatgctgaacgtaaccgtttttatcaaatttctgaaaatcgtcacaaagcttgaattttaccccattatatgccccacatttcataacttatcagcataaaacatcctaaatatgaacgccaggggtctactgaacactttgatgcccagtatgcatagatatatcaaactatgtggcgcacagagacccccaaatgacaatagtgtatatacattttcacggctgacgtgctggctgctgcaatataagcacctggtgtgtgtattatgcaacattagacccccctaacagtacagagaccccagaaaaccatatattttcagaaagtacacattctgacgaatccaatatgggtaaataagtgtttctactgcaaactgccaaactgcaaagcaatgctgaacataacggtttttatcaaatttctgaaaattgtcagaaagcttgaattttaccccattatatgccccacatttcgtaacgtatcagcataaaacatcctaaatatgaacgccagaggtctactgaacactttgatgcccaatatgcatagatataccaaactatgtggcgcacagagacccccaaatggatatatagtagataaaatttacaaggcaaaacaaaataaggcagtaaagggtgaaatgcaaaaaaatccaataaaaaccacaaaaatcaatgtttttttccagactagtgttatcggccgtcagaatcacagtttgaatattttagatgggccaaacaggttatacggctagaaaaaagtgaacacaatatatgcagagctgaaaatgcaataaaatggctaaaaattcaataaaatggctaaaaatgcaccaaaatacccaaaattgcaatataatcaccgaaataacatacaaaaggtattgcacagtacggttagcgaatacgctatgcgtaatggcaataaaacatttttttcagccaaaaaaagaaacgatgcgataagaaaaaaagccacaatgccatgtatgtgcgtgtgcgtgtgtacaaatggtaaattacatgttatgtgcgcgtgtgtgcacgtgtgtgtaagtgcagtgagtgtaagtgaacccccaatccccaaaaatgtatgtgtaagtgtgtgtaagtgtgaatctatgtgtattactgtaataagtgtgtgttggtgtgtttgtgtgtgtaattgttgcactaacctgaaaaagtcgctggagactgttgcaggcgatcaggaagagcccctggaagacatctgcgacgtggttcctgtctctgtgctgtgggggcggagatcgacggcgcggtgtaggctgcagcagcaggacacgtaagtaacacgtgcctgctgctgtttttgggcccctgggcgatcgcgccccaggggccactcgatcccctgctctgctcgttgcctaggggcaggggatcgagcaggaacggagcgagcggctctaacagccgctcctccgctccagaacccggaagtgctgcagaacgtagaatctacgttctgtggcatttcaagtacctttgccacagaacgtagattctacgatctgtggcatttaaaaggttaatactGTCATCAGTTacttccaggcccggactgacaatctgtgcgTTCGGGCAAATGCCTGATGGGCCACttgctgtaaaatgtaaattttctgctgacctaaaaatgcaaattaggtctgtctttaatatgtaaatgagccaCTCACTTGAGAAAAGTAAAAGCTGTCCGTAACAGCCAGCCACAACTAAGCCGATGCCTCCATATGTTAGTGCACGCCAGTACTGGCATATAGGCGGAATCAGAAATTCTTTCCAACTTCAGTTAGATATATTAGAGTTGCTTGCTATATACCCAAACCCTTATGCTTATGATAGGTATATTAACAACATGATATGGAAAACTGTGATGTGTATTAATTGCATGAGGCAGCATTTGGCACACATGATAATTAAAGTCCTCTTATCTGCCAGGGTGCATGGTCTAGCTGggggcacacaaaggaaaatttagaatttattttaagTGTAGGGCCACTAATCCATCTGTTAAAATAGTTGTGATACAAACTAGGGTGAGATATTTGTTGCAAGGGCCAGTTCTAGTACATAGGGTGTATAATATTGCTGGGCATTATATCGTAATGGACTcttaaaatatctattaataaacactagttcTAGTTAACCTTCGGGTTGGAAATAAATATTATGCTTTGTATGTATCGTGAATACATGGGCTGCATTGATACTTTTACCtgggctgctttttcctcccagtccggccctgtatgCTCCCATCCGCCTCTCTCAGAATTGAGTCTCATTCTACATGAATAACTCTGTGGGTCACAGTCTGCCCTACTATGAAGGAATTTTCTCTGCTTTCTGTTCATTACTTTCACTGCAACATTTTCCAAATCGCTTTCACTTTTTACTAATATATTGAATTTTACTTATAGAACAGAATGGGGATGCAATTTGCAAACAAATTGATGCACAACAACTTGCACAAAGTAGAGTGTGAGATTTGTAAAAAAGCATGTGATCCCGTGTACCTATCcctctgcttccccccccccccagcagcccctTCTCTCCCCCAGCAACCACATCAAATGGATCTGTATGCTCTCCCCCCAGAGACCTCACCACTAGCCCTGTACATATTAGTTTTCCTCTTCCTGTCCTTTCTCCCCTAAGCCCTGTATTGTCCAGTTGTGCCATTAGATTTTTCCCTTCTGTCTTGtctctttttactttatttgcacATTTTCTCAGATTCTTTTTGGCTCTTCCAGATTAAGTTTTCTCTTTAACTTTCCCCATAAAATGTTgcccattacttttctaaaatTAGGATGACCAGGCAATAGTGTTCTAACATCAACCTTGGGACCCCAACAGTGTATTGAAAGTAAGAACTGTACCTGCAGTCACCTGAATCCCAGAGAAATTACACAAACAACTGGTTTGGACTTAACCTGTGAAATCACAGATTTATTAATAAGATCAATGAGCTGGAAAGTGGGGTCTGTAAATGGGTTCCCTCCCACCTGCGGCTTCAAGATAAACTCCTGATGGAGGGACTGCACAAAGGCAGAGCTTAGGATGGGAGAGGGGCCGCTATGCCCTTTCCCTGAGAGCCGCAACTGGGTAGAGAGCcctttgatcctgaggaaggcaaaaaaaaacctctaaaaactttGGCCAATCTTATTCTTTagaggtaaaaattccttcctgaccctttaacggcgatcggatttgctcccaggatcaatgcccCTGATCTTGCTGGACTAGAATATGGCTGCATGCACATGAGCTTTCCAGCCGCTTGGTGTCCTCTGCATTCCTCTCCGTTCCATTTGCCTCCTAGGTGGCCTGCAGACCCCCGCACCTGCAGCCCGACAGATGGACGGGAGAGGAATACAGAGGCCTCCTAGTGGCTGTAAGGCCCATGTATATATGCCATCTGATGGTAAATCTACCTGTACTGGGGGAAAAGAAGTCTGTCAGGTTATAATTCAGTCACAGCAGTCCTGGGTGCTCTGTAGATGGTACATTGGGAAGATGCTGTTCACTGGGTGCTGTTCTTCCCCTGTTGATCTTGCTGGCTGATCTCCTGACAAATATCTGTAACAAATTGAGAAAATGGGAATTATTGGGGTTATGTGCCAAAATTTCTGGGTGCATCTCTGACATCAGCCACTGCCTTTCCAGCCCGCACCGGTCTCCTCTTATACATAGGAGTGAATATAGGAACTGGTTTTACAGTGAGGGTCTAATAGACCAGAAGTGAGCCAGCACTATATGAGAATGTATAGATAATAGATACCTGCCGCTATTGTTAGTATATTTAAGGGTAAATGTAACATCACAATACTCCTACCTGCTACATCCTGAGCATGACCAGATCTCAAAGCCGCCACCTCCTCCAATCACCATGAGCTGCTTCCTCTCCATGTTACTGCCACTGATCTCCTGATGACTTTTGGGAAGAGCCTCTTTCTTAGGTGTTTGCTTTGCTGCCATTCTTGGTTGGTGGTGGAACCAAGTCTGGAAAGGTTTCTGGAAACACACCTGGCATAAACTTGCACAATAAGATTTTGTTGGAGGATACCAGGTGGGTGATTTTACCCATGCACTCCTGCCATAAGGGGCCTGAACAGTCTCTAGGGTGCACTCTATTCCAGGTGTCATATTGCAATATTTGGTCTGCAACTCTAAGGCAGCACTGAGCTAGGAGAGATGGTGGGTAGGAATGGAATCCATACTCTGTCATGCTCAGTGCTGCAATGCCTCTAGCAGCAGTGAAGGCATTGGCTGCTCTGTTGATTTTGGCAGCTGGACATTCCTTGTAGGACACTCTTCTAAGGGAAAAGTGTTCCAGGAAATACTCGATGGTGGGAGCCCTCAGACGGAAACACAACCTCCTTAATACCAATTTTTCTAAATAGTACAGTAAGGGAGCTGTGAATCCATCTTCACAGAACAGTAAAAGAAACATATCTATTTTAGGGAAACTCCTCTCCATTACCTTGCAGGCCAAATAAAGACAAGTGGCACCTATGACCTTCAGGCTGGCAGCTTTTAGGGGAATGCAGGCCAGAAACCTTTCCAGGTAGTTGACAGCGAGACACAGGGTCTCAAAGTCCAGTCTAAAGGCCCTGTGTGCAGCAATTATGGTGGTGATGACTTCCCTCCAAGATGTTTCATCGATGTCGCTGTGATTCCCTAAAAAGTTTTTAGGTGTGAAGTCCTCTTCCAGGCTCTTATTGAACATGTAGCACATTTCTCCATAATCCATGAAGTTCTGCAGCGTATCTGGCATCAGGTTTCCAAAGGTGCTCCATGGATCCAGTACAACTGCACTGCTGCAGGTCCCTTGCCGGTTGCTCTCATACTTGGTGATTTTGTAGCACCGAGGGTCATAATGGCTACCCTCCTGGCTCTCAGGGATAGCTAATCTCTTTCGCTTTTTAATAAAAGTCTCCATaacgctgtctctctctctctctctctcaattgcTGCTCTCTCCTCAACCGTCTCTCAGCAACTGTCTCTTTCCAACGGTTTCTCTCACCTGAGAGCTTTGTATATCCAGCATGTGCTCTACACCGATTGGCTGGAGATGTGTCTCATGGACAGAGCTTGAAGTGAATCTTTCTGTAACTCAACCCAATTACTGACCTTTAACTGCCGTTCTAGTGCCTCATTTTATGCCCCAATCTTTAATTAGGTTTTGGGTATCTGACTTAGAATCGGGGGAGATGAATACAAGTTTTGTGAATATGAAATACATTGTGCTGTCTGGGGTAATAAGCTGGGAAGAAAAACTTAAAGTAGCTACATATAATCATAGTCCCTTGTTTTACACcctttttatattgttatattcatGAGAGTGGTGGTTGATTGGTAGACATGGCTagcaccaggcctggatttgtggccagACAACAAAGGCCTGAGCCTAGGATGGCAAGCCACTAACCACATCTAAATTGGGTGGGAGAGGTTGATAGTTGATTAAGTCTCCTGCCTGTTCAGTCCCCAGTGCCGGCAATTAGTGACCTGCAGCAGCGTGGAATAGGGGTAAAAGCTATTACGTATGAGTGGCCTAGGGTGCTTTGGgttgaaatctggccctggctagAAGAAGATAATGAGCCAAATTGGTACCTGAATCATAGTCAGTCATTCACTCTATTGGAATATTTGCTTGTTTAAATATACCAGAATTTCATCAGCCTCAGTGCCTAAAGCAACAAGCCTGGTACAATACATATATCATAACACATTATTCAGAGGTTGGtacaaaatatatagtatatacctaAATCACAGTCTTTCACCCCCATTCAGGGCAGGCGTTAAATAAGGGGGAGGGGTGTCTCATCATTGTGGGGTGAAGCCTAGCTAAGAGTTACAGTACTACAGCTGGATGGCATGTAGAACATCCCCAGTAACTATAATAGAATACAGTTGCCTTACATTCATATTTCTGCAGCCTTTTCACTGAGACTCCTAGGACCATGACGGCCCGGGGCACAACAAAAGTCCTTTCTGTCCCTCCATAACAATGGCACTTCCCCATTCATTATCAATTCACACAGCTCAAGCGTATCCTCTTGCCCACACTGGTGTAAAATGGGTGAGGCCATAGCATTTACAGCTAGGGGGCGTATCTAGATGGTTCTGCCCATTCTCACGCCCTTCAGTGTAACCACGTGGCTTCCGCACAAGGAACGTCTTCTGACAGGAGCGGCGCAACAGAGGATGTCTGATCAGGAGAAGGAATCGATTTTTCGCAGAACGGTTCAAGCTTTTCCCAACTTCCCTTCTCCTGGAATCTGCTTTAGGTAAGACAGGACCACTCAGTCCAACCGTGAGGCTCATTGTGGCTTTTTAAATCACGTAACAGCGATATATTATGTCCAGACAATATTATGAAATATCATCTTTTCTCCAAGATATAACTTTCTGCACAGACATTTAATTAAGTACACAACAGGAATTTTTATAAacacccataaactctaaattcgacccttgataaatctgccctaaggcTCCTGCACCCTAACAAACAACTCAATTCAAATCAATCAGTGACTccgataaaaaaaaacattaaaagaaaagtaagataaaaataaataaaacgagGAAACCAAAGTCAGGCCCTCCCCTGACAAATAACAAATGGTAGCATATGCAACATCATAGTGATAATATAGTATTTGATAATATAGTATGCTCCATGTCTGTATGCACCGATCAAACCTTCTTCAGGTTTCATACACATCTGCATTTTTGTTACCATTGTAGAGTGATTGATTTCACTATGGTCACTTGCTCTGATTGcccttataaatgttttttcataaattcctATGGTAATCAccaggccaccaaggcccgggccgagggtggcaggattttaggggggcggcatgctgctcaaccacacccatattttttcagaaacactggggatacacatgagatatgatagttttttaaatttcctgtgcaccaatacccattgctctgcACTCAATGTCCAAAATTTGCCCAAATAAAACTACTTGTTAGCATATGGTTACTAATTTGTGGCTCCATATCAACTAGCTGAGTAAGTTTTAAATTTCCTATTATCTCCCAATATGTTCCCTAGAAAAAGCTGCAGAAACTAAATATTCCCTACAGCATAGCCCTAAAAGACAATTTAGGTATAAAAAAAGCAGAGCAGTCCTCCTTCGGGTAGGCTAAGTTGTCCTATCCAGAAGCATTTGAAGAAGGGGGTTGGCTGAAATATTGGCTGAGGTTTCAGTAAAACTTCTCAATGAGTCGTGTGAGTGCCATTTGGAGATATTTTGTAAAGTCGGGTTGAAAAATTACcaaagtccgtcaagttcaacccctccaaaataaaacccagcgcacatacctacacacactcactgaaactatatactgtataccaatatttatactaactatagattttagtatcacaatagcctttgatattatgtctgtccaaaaaatcatccaagccattcttaaaggcattgaactgaatatatatatatatatatatatatatatatatatatatatatatatacatacacacacacacacatatatatatatatatatatatataaacacacacacacacatatacatatatatatatatatatatatatatatatatatatatatatatatagagagagagagagaaaaagaaatcaatctGAGAAAGAcaattattcttttaaaacaataaggggccgattcactaacttcgagtgaaggattcgaagtaaaaaaacttcgaatttcgaagttttttttgggctacttcgactacgacttcgaattgaattattcgtagtaaaaatcgttagactattcgatagtcgaagtactgtctctttaaaaaaaacttcgaccccctagttcgccatctaaaagctgctgaagtcaatgttagcctatggggaaggtccccataggcttgtctaactttttttgatcgaaggatattccttcaatcgttggattaaaatccttcgaatcgttcgattcggaggattttatcgttcgattgaaggaattatccttcgatcgaactatctgcactaaatccttcgacttcgatattcaaagttgaaggattttaattcctagtcgaatatcgagggttaattaaccctcgatattcgacccttagtgaatcggccccttagtcttttagtacaggtatgggatccagaagaaaactccaaattatggaaaggctgtctcccatagactctattataattaaatagtccaactttttaaaaataatttcctttttctgtgtaataataaaacagtagcttgtacttgaccccaactaattaatccttattggaagtaaaatcagcctattgagtttatttcatgtttaaatgattttctagtgaacttaatgtacagtatgaagatccaaattacagaaagaacagttatccagaaacccccacgtcttgagcattttggataacaggttccatacctgaactcaaaggatataagcacaggagttaATGTCAAGGGTTAATCAGcgcagcattaaaggggtcattcacctttacattaacattaGTTTTGAcaaactttgcaattgttttttttattggtggtttgcgttatttacctttttattcagtaactctccagtttgcaatttcagccgtttTTTGCAGGAGGAGAGCTAAACTCGATGCATGATTTTCTGGTTTTCTATACACATAGGTGAGCCAAAAATATAGTGATTAAGGGAATCTGTATGAGAACTTTAGGGGGAGGTAGTGAAtacattttgcctttccttgtcctttaagtcctttgaggtggtgtgtgtatatatatatatatatatatatatatatataaatcagggATATTATACAAAGAAGCAGTATGATCCAGTATACAGTTCTGCAGAACAATACTGGGATCTTCTGGGAATAAAACCTAAATGCTGCAGTTTGCTAAACAAAAATGACTATTTGGACTGGATTTCACTAAATTCAAATACTTTGTTGAATGCTCAACTGTTTGTGTGAACCCACAGATAGGTATTAATAAAATCCACATCCTCTAAATATAAtctaatacattattttaaaaaatgcaaggaACTGAAATCCATGCTCATAGCAGCCAATACACCAGTTTTGCTAAAGTATCACAGGCAGGTGGTGGCCCTTCCCACCAACACGGTCAGCGCACCCCAGTCCCATTGTGAGGGAGCAACGCCGCGACCCATCCCAAAGTGCCCCGACCCGCTCGCCTGAACTGAGTGAGAGCAGAGAGGTGGGAGCAGCAGTAGATGGCAGCGCTCGCTTGCAGGTTTAGCACCGATCTCCAGATGAATCCAGTCATTGTGCCGCTGCTTATTCCTTCATCTCCCGAGTGCGCTGCTCATAGACAGCTGGTTCCTCATCCGCACACTCAAAGAGCCTCTAGTTCTCCTCCTCCCGAGTCTTATTCAGAGAGATTTGCGGGGCAGTGGGCCCAACAAACATGAGGGATTGGCACCAAATGGAAGGAACTGTTTGAGCACATGAGTGCGCCGTCCTCATATGGTTccatccttctcagttaaggaaatgcCCAACACACTGGcaattagtgtataacttgcatttatattatttttgccaaagtgcataaccttgcatttatcaacattgaacctcattttccattttgctgcccagttttctaatttagacaaatcactctgcaaagtggccccatcctgcatggaacctatagttctgcacaatttagtatcatctgcaaaaatagaaacaatactttcaatgcccacctccaggtcattaataaacaagttgaaaagcaagggacctagtacagagccctgcggtactccactaacaacactggtccaattagaaaatgttccatttaccaccactctttgtagtctatcttttagccagttctctatccaggtacaaatactatgttccaggccaacattccttaatttaacgagtaa
This window contains:
- the LOC121393227 gene encoding cyclin-O protein B-like encodes the protein METFIKKRKRLAIPESQEGSHYDPRCYKITKYESNRQGTCSSAVVLDPWSTFGNLMPDTLQNFMDYGEMCYMFNKSLEEDFTPKNFLGNHSDIDETSWREVITTIIAAHRAFRLDFETLCLAVNYLERFLACIPLKAASLKVIGATCLYLACKVMERSFPKIDMFLLLFCEDGFTAPLLYYLEKLVLRRLCFRLRAPTIEYFLEHFSLRRVSYKECPAAKINRAANAFTAARGIAALSMTEYGFHSYPPSLLAQCCLRVADQILQYDTWNRVHPRDCSGPLWQECMGKITHLVSSNKILLCKFMPGVFPETFPDLVPPPTKNGSKANT